A single Oculatellaceae cyanobacterium DNA region contains:
- a CDS encoding PilN domain-containing protein has protein sequence MYSLDINFIKDRRDPNEVKVGGGGSKSANISVKEMLPLFLGVGVGLLLVGAVGGLWLFLQQQTTVLQERQVALDKELARLKGLDDQVKQINDQITQVTGQTKDLASVFNQIKPWSAILEDIRDRIPPGVQIDTIQQTAATAPLPIVSASPSASASPSATAPATPPSPQPVTKIQIQGTARSFNDVNDFLLTLQRSAFFQDNQTQLVTAKLIDSPIKIETQKSKEEKESNLEFKLPKVVQYTIEANLNDVTAAKLLRELERKGAVGLVTRIRTLQDKGVIEK, from the coding sequence TCCTAATGAAGTAAAAGTCGGTGGAGGTGGTAGCAAATCAGCCAATATATCAGTTAAAGAAATGCTACCTCTATTTTTGGGGGTGGGCGTTGGTTTGCTATTGGTAGGAGCGGTAGGTGGGTTATGGCTTTTTCTGCAACAGCAAACTACAGTATTGCAGGAGCGCCAAGTTGCTTTAGATAAAGAACTAGCGCGTTTAAAAGGATTAGATGATCAAGTAAAACAAATTAACGACCAGATTACCCAAGTTACAGGACAGACAAAAGATTTAGCGAGTGTATTTAATCAAATCAAGCCTTGGTCGGCTATTTTAGAGGATATTCGCGATCGCATTCCCCCAGGTGTGCAAATCGATACAATCCAACAAACAGCAGCCACTGCTCCTCTACCAATTGTTAGTGCTTCCCCAAGTGCTAGTGCTTCCCCAAGTGCTACCGCACCAGCTACTCCACCGAGTCCACAACCTGTAACTAAAATTCAAATTCAAGGAACTGCTCGTTCTTTTAATGATGTCAATGATTTTTTATTAACTTTACAAAGATCTGCCTTTTTTCAGGACAATCAAACTCAGTTAGTCACAGCAAAACTAATTGATAGCCCTATAAAAATAGAAACCCAAAAATCTAAAGAGGAAAAAGAAAGTAATTTAGAGTTTAAATTACCAAAGGTAGTGCAGTATACAATTGAAGCAAACCTGAACGATGTAACTGCTGCAAAATTATTAAGAGAATTAGAGCGTAAAGGCGCTGTAGGGTTAGTAACTAGAATTAGAACCCTTCAGGACAAAGGAGTAATTGAAAAATGA
- a CDS encoding secretin N-terminal domain-containing protein — MRQLQKLGGICVGGIVVAISVQPGWAAMTPVTQGEVNLIPTNLEIKSEGSVVEVDSKNFSLIPTSATQTTKDDEKVGVKKSGSRVEDYQQGVGFRSKENSTKGDWINKGQELLIKSSGETTFSAYQLPSAFNQGLSANGTKILAQTPTQTPTQTTPFPVRPDVLVPNPEIIIQGNPAPAAGSFQPVAPTTPLLPRAIAPPVGDISVSNINAASDAVDLGTTARVPKLVLKDAPVREVLELLARSAGLNLAFSLGNAGATTGGAAGAAGTTGLAPISLNLENEPVQEVFNYVLAISGLQANRIGRTIFVGTQLPQGVRNIIVRSLRLNQVTVGQAAGFLLTQGAEQQQATTATSVTAVIDPAPPSAASGGTGGVSTTIATLPLAKITNTTNSVTRVATAADAQTVGQGPSGALLLRGLGISIDERLNTITLVGEPRKVELASALLTQLDMRKRQVAVNVKIIDVNLLDTNNLNTSFSFGLGNASIGINNVTETVTGGGGRISYSSGNFVASLLAQVVNGNAKILTDPTLVLQEGERATVNLSQEVLGGFETTYQVVNNVAIPTTEPIIKNAGLILDVQVSRIDDNGFVTLNVNPTISAPATSVETTQGTITLLQLRTAQSGQLRLRDGQTLIMSGIIQETDQTTVTKVPILGDIPLLGALFRRNNRQNQRNEVIVLLTPQIMDDSNRSAFGYNYNPSSEVRQILQQPGSPTPGSSQ, encoded by the coding sequence GTGAGACAGCTTCAGAAATTAGGTGGAATTTGTGTAGGAGGAATAGTAGTTGCTATCTCTGTGCAACCAGGATGGGCAGCTATGACCCCTGTGACACAGGGTGAAGTTAATTTAATTCCCACAAATTTAGAGATTAAATCTGAAGGTTCAGTTGTTGAGGTTGACAGCAAAAACTTCAGCTTAATACCAACAAGTGCAACGCAGACAACTAAAGATGATGAAAAAGTAGGGGTAAAGAAATCAGGAAGCAGGGTAGAAGACTACCAACAAGGGGTAGGGTTTAGATCAAAAGAAAACTCAACTAAGGGAGATTGGATCAATAAGGGGCAAGAGTTATTGATCAAATCTTCAGGGGAAACAACTTTCTCTGCGTACCAACTCCCCTCTGCTTTTAATCAAGGCTTAAGTGCTAATGGCACAAAGATTTTGGCTCAGACACCAACTCAAACGCCAACTCAAACAACACCTTTTCCCGTCAGACCTGATGTTTTAGTTCCTAATCCTGAAATTATAATTCAAGGCAATCCTGCCCCGGCTGCGGGTTCTTTTCAGCCTGTGGCACCAACAACACCATTATTACCTAGAGCGATCGCACCCCCAGTAGGTGATATTTCTGTTTCCAATATTAACGCCGCTTCTGACGCGGTAGATTTGGGTACAACAGCGCGTGTACCTAAGCTGGTATTGAAAGATGCTCCAGTAAGAGAAGTATTAGAATTGTTGGCGCGTTCTGCTGGTCTTAACCTTGCTTTTAGTTTAGGCAATGCTGGTGCTACAACTGGCGGTGCGGCTGGTGCGGCAGGAACGACAGGACTCGCTCCAATTTCTCTTAATTTAGAAAATGAACCAGTTCAAGAAGTTTTCAATTACGTTCTGGCTATTTCTGGTTTACAAGCTAACAGAATCGGACGCACAATTTTTGTAGGTACCCAATTGCCTCAAGGTGTTCGCAATATTATTGTTCGTAGCTTACGTCTCAATCAAGTTACAGTTGGGCAAGCAGCAGGGTTCTTGCTAACTCAAGGAGCAGAGCAACAGCAGGCAACAACTGCAACTTCAGTTACGGCTGTAATAGATCCTGCTCCACCTTCCGCCGCATCCGGAGGCACAGGTGGCGTAAGCACCACAATTGCTACTCTTCCGCTTGCAAAGATTACTAATACAACAAATTCAGTTACCAGAGTAGCGACAGCCGCAGATGCTCAAACTGTGGGGCAGGGGCCTTCAGGAGCTTTACTACTGAGGGGATTAGGAATTTCTATTGATGAGCGCCTTAATACTATTACTTTAGTTGGTGAACCGCGTAAGGTGGAGCTTGCCTCAGCATTATTAACGCAGCTAGATATGCGTAAGCGCCAAGTAGCTGTGAATGTCAAGATAATTGATGTCAACTTATTGGATACTAATAACCTGAATACAAGTTTTTCCTTTGGATTAGGTAACGCTTCAATAGGGATTAACAATGTAACTGAAACAGTTACTGGTGGAGGAGGAAGAATTAGTTATTCATCAGGTAACTTTGTAGCTAGCTTGCTAGCGCAAGTTGTCAATGGCAACGCCAAGATATTAACTGATCCAACTTTGGTACTCCAAGAAGGAGAAAGAGCTACTGTCAACCTATCACAAGAAGTATTGGGAGGGTTTGAAACCACATACCAAGTAGTTAATAATGTTGCTATTCCAACTACTGAGCCAATTATCAAAAATGCTGGCTTAATTCTGGATGTTCAAGTATCTAGAATTGACGACAACGGTTTTGTTACTTTAAACGTTAATCCGACTATCTCTGCACCCGCAACTTCGGTAGAAACTACTCAAGGCACCATCACGCTATTGCAATTGCGGACAGCCCAATCTGGACAATTGCGATTGCGAGATGGACAAACGCTAATTATGTCAGGCATTATTCAGGAAACTGACCAGACAACAGTTACCAAAGTTCCGATTTTAGGAGATATTCCACTATTAGGCGCGTTGTTTAGAAGGAATAACCGACAAAATCAGCGCAATGAGGTAATTGTGTTGCTAACCCCTCAAATTATGGATGACTCCAATCGCTCGGCGTTTGGTTACAATTACAACCCTAGTTCCGAGGTACGTCAGATATTGCAGCAGCCTGGTTCCCCTACTCCAGGTAGCAGCCAGTAA
- a CDS encoding HU family DNA-binding protein, with translation MNKGELVDKVAEKATVTKKQADAVLTAALESIMEAVSEGDKVTLVGFGSFESRERKAREGRNPKTGEKMDIPATKVPAFSAGKLFKDKVAPSED, from the coding sequence ATGAATAAAGGCGAATTAGTCGATAAGGTGGCTGAGAAAGCAACTGTTACCAAAAAGCAAGCTGATGCTGTGTTGACTGCTGCGTTGGAATCCATCATGGAAGCGGTTTCTGAAGGTGATAAAGTCACTTTAGTTGGCTTTGGCTCATTTGAATCACGAGAACGTAAAGCTCGTGAGGGTCGCAATCCTAAGACTGGTGAAAAGATGGACATTCCAGCAACCAAGGTTCCGGCTTTTTCTGCGGGTAAGTTGTTCAAGGATAAAGTCGCTCCTAGCGAAGATTAA
- the cobD gene encoding threonine-phosphate decarboxylase CobD has protein sequence MNRPVHGGNLAWAAALAGCSPSLIVDFSASINPLGPPLSALAAIRSHLTALAAYPNPDYYPLRTALSQVHQLSPDWVLPGNGSAELLTWAGWELSKLDVTALVTPAFSDYWRSLKTFGTNVLECPLADFGLSGRNLETEILDLGLINQKLKSLNPSRSGLLLNNPHNPTGQLFCKEAILPYLEEFAMVVVDEAFMDFLPPEQQQSLVSQVEDYPNLVILRSLTKFYSLPGLRLGYAIAHPDRLQRWQNWRDPWPVNTLAAAAGEAVIQDTDFQQQTWEWLEPTRKELFEGLAKLPGLQPYKGAANFLLIRTEQPSSQVQKKLLQHSKILIRDCLSFPELGDRYFRVAVRSVAENQRLLSALAAILDPSYKQEYGS, from the coding sequence TTGAATCGACCTGTACATGGGGGAAATTTAGCCTGGGCAGCCGCGCTGGCGGGCTGTTCCCCTTCCCTAATTGTTGATTTTTCTGCCAGTATCAACCCGTTGGGGCCTCCGCTATCGGCACTAGCCGCTATAAGATCGCATCTAACGGCTCTAGCAGCCTATCCCAACCCAGATTATTACCCTTTACGTACAGCACTCAGTCAAGTGCATCAACTCTCCCCTGACTGGGTGCTACCTGGAAACGGTTCAGCAGAGTTATTAACTTGGGCGGGTTGGGAATTATCAAAGCTGGATGTAACTGCTTTGGTTACTCCAGCTTTTAGCGATTACTGGCGATCGCTCAAAACGTTTGGTACAAATGTACTTGAGTGTCCTCTGGCCGATTTTGGCTTATCAGGTAGGAATCTGGAAACAGAGATTTTAGATTTGGGATTAATTAACCAAAAGCTAAAATCTCTAAATCCCAGCCGTAGCGGTTTGTTGCTGAATAATCCCCACAATCCTACAGGTCAACTTTTTTGTAAGGAAGCTATTCTGCCTTACTTGGAAGAATTTGCAATGGTGGTGGTGGATGAAGCTTTTATGGATTTTCTTCCTCCAGAGCAACAACAAAGCTTAGTATCACAGGTAGAGGATTATCCGAATTTGGTGATTTTGCGATCGCTCACTAAATTTTACAGTTTGCCAGGGTTACGCTTAGGTTATGCGATCGCCCACCCTGACCGCCTACAACGCTGGCAAAACTGGCGTGACCCTTGGCCCGTTAATACCTTAGCTGCTGCTGCTGGTGAGGCTGTTATTCAAGATACCGACTTTCAACAACAAACTTGGGAATGGTTGGAACCTACTCGAAAAGAGTTATTTGAAGGTTTAGCCAAATTACCAGGACTGCAACCCTACAAAGGCGCAGCTAATTTCTTATTAATTCGTACAGAACAACCGAGTTCACAAGTGCAGAAAAAACTGCTCCAGCATAGTAAGATTTTGATTCGTGATTGTCTGAGTTTTCCAGAATTAGGCGATCGCTATTTTAGGGTAGCTGTGCGTTCTGTTGCAGAGAATCAGCGTTTACTATCCGCTTTAGCTGCAATTCTCGATCCTAGCTATAAACAAGAATATGGCAGTTGA
- a CDS encoding FAD-dependent oxidoreductase, translating to MAVEFDLVAIGNNTAAISAAVAAARLQARVALVTPQLDLKTNLEGTTKLELSSIYNQALTSFAQVAYKIDNAANYGIYRENDLNKNQLSTYPQLNAAWEWAKAVVSTIEEQHSLAVLGSLGVDVIAGNGEFCRQPHLAFVVKNRHLRARSYLIATNSRPVIPYIDGLETTGYLTAVNFQQSLSQKVPQSWIVIGSGAVATEISQTLVRLGASVTLIVKGARILPQEDLEVSQLVQAQLEAEGVRILTETKVEQVKRIDSKKWVLAGNKAIEVDEIFLAVGFQPNIEGLNLEGVGVKINRRGLQLNEKLQTTNPRIYGCRDVIKGYQFLHLADYEAKVALKNALFFPIFKVNYRGIPWTISTDPQLARVGMTEAQAIRRYGKDVMVLRQYFKSVSKAVITGEITGLCKIIVRRNGEILGAVIVGAEAGELISAIALAMRQKLKISVIANLPHISPTLSKIVTQTAAEWNNLHLSNNTFLQDLLENFFNVCRSWSS from the coding sequence ATGGCAGTTGAATTCGACCTAGTAGCGATCGGTAACAATACTGCTGCTATCTCTGCCGCAGTTGCAGCCGCCCGTTTGCAAGCGCGTGTTGCACTGGTAACGCCTCAGCTTGATCTTAAAACTAACTTAGAAGGTACTACTAAGCTAGAACTTAGTTCTATATACAATCAAGCTTTAACTTCTTTCGCACAAGTTGCTTATAAAATTGATAATGCCGCTAACTACGGCATCTATCGAGAGAATGATTTAAATAAAAATCAATTATCAACTTATCCTCAACTTAACGCAGCTTGGGAGTGGGCTAAAGCTGTAGTCTCCACTATTGAAGAACAGCATTCCCTCGCAGTATTGGGATCTTTAGGTGTTGATGTTATTGCTGGAAACGGTGAATTTTGCCGTCAACCTCACTTGGCATTTGTTGTCAAAAATAGACATTTACGCGCCCGTAGTTATCTCATAGCAACTAATTCTCGTCCAGTTATTCCCTATATTGATGGTTTAGAAACTACTGGTTATCTCACAGCAGTCAACTTTCAGCAGTCACTTTCCCAAAAAGTACCCCAAAGCTGGATAGTGATAGGCAGTGGCGCTGTGGCTACTGAAATATCTCAAACTCTTGTGCGGTTGGGTGCAAGTGTGACGCTGATAGTTAAAGGTGCGCGGATATTGCCTCAAGAAGATTTAGAAGTATCTCAGCTAGTGCAAGCGCAACTAGAAGCCGAAGGTGTCCGCATTCTTACTGAAACTAAGGTAGAGCAAGTTAAACGGATTGATTCTAAAAAGTGGGTGCTGGCTGGTAATAAAGCGATAGAAGTAGATGAAATATTTTTGGCAGTAGGATTTCAGCCGAATATTGAAGGTTTAAATTTAGAGGGCGTTGGCGTAAAGATTAATCGACGTGGTTTGCAACTTAATGAAAAGTTGCAAACCACTAATCCCCGCATTTATGGTTGTAGAGATGTGATTAAGGGGTATCAGTTTCTCCACCTTGCTGATTATGAAGCTAAAGTTGCTTTAAAAAATGCTTTGTTTTTTCCTATATTTAAAGTAAATTATCGTGGGATTCCTTGGACAATATCTACTGATCCTCAGTTAGCGCGGGTTGGGATGACTGAGGCGCAAGCGATCCGGCGGTATGGTAAGGATGTGATGGTGTTGCGGCAATACTTTAAGAGTGTGAGTAAGGCTGTAATCACTGGAGAAATTACAGGTTTATGTAAAATCATTGTGCGCCGAAATGGTGAGATTTTAGGTGCTGTGATAGTTGGTGCAGAAGCGGGGGAGTTGATTAGTGCGATCGCCCTAGCGATGCGACAGAAGTTAAAGATCAGTGTGATCGCTAATTTACCCCACATTTCTCCCACCCTGTCAAAAATCGTTACCCAAACCGCCGCAGAGTGGAACAACCTACACCTGAGTAATAATACTTTTTTACAAGACTTACTAGAAAACTTTTTTAATGTATGCAGATCGTGGTCTTCGTAG
- the thyX gene encoding FAD-dependent thymidylate synthase — translation MDRFRVEVIAKTPNPQQVIYSALHQDYTNAFVFDERDSWPSEEECGEIIVKRLLAGDRGHYGCLEHPQIIFNCGYFPHSVMQQARTHRVGVSFDVQSFRYTGLHMIDIVEGKKDVEEAFYLRPVGYYSDRQGKKYYYSPEQREADLKWCLEAAKRYQLDIEAGMAEEHARGKLPFDYRQHFIVSFNLRSFLHFCDLRNKKNAQLEIQQLCELMWPHVKEWTPEVAQWYENTRLGKAKLAP, via the coding sequence ATGGATCGATTTCGAGTAGAAGTTATTGCCAAAACACCCAATCCTCAGCAGGTGATTTATTCGGCATTACACCAAGATTATACGAATGCTTTTGTATTTGACGAACGCGACTCCTGGCCATCAGAAGAAGAATGCGGTGAGATTATTGTCAAACGTTTATTAGCAGGAGATAGGGGACATTACGGATGTCTAGAACACCCACAAATTATCTTTAATTGTGGCTATTTTCCTCACAGCGTAATGCAACAAGCGCGTACTCATAGAGTAGGCGTAAGCTTTGATGTGCAATCCTTCCGCTATACAGGTCTACACATGATTGATATAGTAGAAGGCAAGAAAGATGTAGAAGAAGCTTTTTATCTTCGTCCTGTTGGCTATTATTCTGACCGTCAAGGCAAGAAATATTACTATTCACCTGAGCAAAGAGAAGCAGACTTAAAATGGTGTTTGGAAGCTGCTAAAAGATACCAACTTGATATTGAAGCTGGTATGGCAGAAGAACACGCTAGAGGTAAGCTTCCTTTTGATTACCGTCAGCATTTTATAGTAAGTTTTAATTTACGTTCTTTTTTGCATTTTTGCGATCTAAGAAATAAGAAAAATGCTCAGTTAGAAATTCAACAGCTTTGTGAGTTAATGTGGCCTCATGTGAAAGAGTGGACTCCAGAAGTTGCACAGTGGTATGAAAATACTCGTTTAGGAAAAGCTAAGTTAGCACCGTAA
- the dut gene encoding dUTP diphosphatase translates to MELKIIKLSDSAEIPRYAHINDAGLDLFSLDDTEIAAGDSQLIHTGISIELPPGTEAQIRPRSGLALKHQITVLNTPGTIDEGYRGEIGVILINHGKNTFKVTKGMKIAQMVIASVIRVEVTEVESLSSTLRGDNGFGSTGFN, encoded by the coding sequence ATGGAACTAAAAATTATCAAGTTGAGTGACTCAGCAGAAATACCCAGATATGCACATATTAATGATGCTGGGTTGGATTTATTTTCTCTTGATGATACAGAAATAGCTGCTGGAGATAGTCAATTAATTCATACTGGGATATCAATAGAATTACCACCTGGAACAGAAGCACAAATTCGTCCTAGAAGCGGATTAGCTCTCAAACATCAAATAACTGTTCTTAATACTCCAGGCACTATTGATGAAGGGTATCGCGGAGAAATTGGTGTAATCTTAATCAATCATGGAAAAAATACCTTTAAAGTAACTAAAGGTATGAAAATTGCTCAAATGGTAATTGCATCAGTAATTAGAGTTGAAGTTACAGAGGTGGAAAGTTTAAGTTCAACCTTGAGAGGAGATAATGGTTTTGGCTCAACAGGATTTAACTAA
- a CDS encoding dCMP deaminase family protein → MQTIFNLDESSQRPTWDEYFLMLAKLAATRSTCLAFPVGAVIVKDRQILATGYNGSPSGSVHCTTQGYCYPGLSSCDASKSMPSRSVHAEANAIAQAAKHGIATTGASIYVTLEPCLSCLKLIISSGIREVFYETPFNKGESIFVRDSFIEDGLVTLKQIHLSNAIAQRGAYFLLNPTSVATTTTNSLPTP, encoded by the coding sequence ATGCAAACTATATTCAATTTAGACGAATCCTCCCAAAGACCAACATGGGATGAATATTTCCTGATGTTGGCAAAATTAGCTGCAACTCGCTCAACTTGCTTGGCGTTTCCTGTTGGTGCAGTTATTGTTAAAGATCGGCAGATATTAGCCACAGGTTACAATGGCTCACCATCTGGTTCTGTACATTGTACGACACAAGGATATTGCTATCCTGGTTTGAGTAGCTGTGATGCGAGTAAGAGTATGCCATCGCGTTCGGTACACGCAGAAGCAAATGCGATCGCACAAGCTGCTAAACATGGCATTGCTACTACTGGCGCTAGTATTTACGTTACCCTAGAGCCTTGTCTGTCCTGCTTGAAGTTGATAATTTCTTCTGGAATTAGAGAAGTTTTTTATGAAACTCCTTTTAATAAAGGAGAAAGTATCTTTGTGAGAGATTCCTTTATAGAAGATGGTTTAGTTACTTTAAAACAAATTCATCTTAGTAATGCGATCGCACAACGCGGAGCTTACTTTCTCCTCAATCCCACATCTGTGGCTACAACAACCACAAATTCTTTACCCACCCCATGA
- a CDS encoding P-loop NTPase family protein, with product MVAQLETPTLDSPCRLPYTVEGLVQVFTSSHRNFFTNVMAQALRIAGQGTSVLVVQFLKGGLNQGYEHPVRLGENLVWMRCDLPRCIDTPQLDPVEAESLRDLWKYTQKVVFEGEYSLVVLDELSLAINFGLIPQDEVLRFLELRPNHVDIILTGPDMPEALLDVADQITEIRRSHRP from the coding sequence ATGGTTGCACAGCTAGAAACTCCTACTCTCGACTCTCCTTGTCGCCTACCCTACACCGTTGAAGGACTCGTACAAGTATTTACCAGTTCTCATCGCAACTTTTTTACTAACGTAATGGCACAGGCACTTAGAATTGCAGGACAGGGAACCTCAGTTCTAGTGGTGCAATTTCTTAAGGGTGGATTAAATCAGGGATATGAGCATCCTGTGCGCTTAGGGGAAAATTTAGTTTGGATGCGCTGTGATTTACCGCGTTGTATTGATACGCCACAGTTAGATCCCGTAGAGGCAGAATCTTTGCGAGATCTGTGGAAATATACTCAAAAGGTGGTATTTGAAGGCGAATACTCTTTAGTTGTTCTAGATGAATTAAGCTTGGCGATTAATTTTGGTTTAATTCCCCAAGATGAGGTATTAAGGTTTTTAGAACTCCGCCCTAATCATGTAGATATTATTCTCACGGGGCCAGATATGCCAGAGGCGCTTCTGGATGTAGCCGATCAAATTACGGAAATTCGCCGCAGTCACCGCCCTTAA
- a CDS encoding YetF domain-containing protein, which produces MDFLFKVDWYKLFIPGSSFAELFIRGTIVYFMLFAILRFLPNRQIGAVGIADLLVVILFANAAENAMSSDYTSITDGALLVSTIIFWSYSLNWLGFKFPAFQRWLNPPPKPLVTQGRMLPENMEEELLTKDELMRLLRQHGVQKLDDVKAAFMEADGSISVIPQDAKIHKAPEKQIL; this is translated from the coding sequence ATGGATTTTTTGTTTAAGGTTGATTGGTATAAACTTTTTATTCCTGGCAGTTCTTTTGCTGAGTTATTTATACGTGGAACAATAGTTTATTTTATGCTATTTGCAATCCTGCGTTTTCTGCCAAATAGACAAATAGGAGCAGTGGGAATTGCTGACTTGCTAGTAGTAATTCTTTTTGCAAATGCTGCTGAAAATGCGATGTCTAGCGATTATACTTCTATCACAGATGGAGCTTTGTTAGTTTCAACGATTATTTTTTGGAGTTATAGTTTGAACTGGTTAGGCTTTAAATTTCCAGCTTTTCAACGTTGGTTAAATCCACCGCCAAAACCATTAGTAACTCAAGGTCGTATGCTTCCTGAAAATATGGAGGAAGAATTGTTAACTAAAGATGAGTTGATGCGCTTGCTACGTCAACATGGTGTGCAAAAACTTGATGATGTCAAAGCTGCTTTTATGGAAGCTGATGGCAGTATTAGTGTAATTCCCCAGGATGCAAAAATACATAAAGCTCCTGAAAAACAGATTTTATAG
- a CDS encoding isochorismatase family cysteine hydrolase, with amino-acid sequence MSEALLIVDVQCGFINDFTHHIPQRIVQLIERDRYSPILFTRFINQSDAPYSRFLGWEGCNCEPETNLAPELESFAEQDLIFSKLGLCGLPNELADYLHQHNIKNVLIVGIDTDMCVLKIAMDIFDLGIEPIVLTDCCASTAGLQAHLAGLAVLSRNIGATRLRDAGLGGGMLAAP; translated from the coding sequence ATGTCTGAGGCATTACTAATTGTTGATGTGCAGTGTGGTTTTATCAACGATTTTACACATCATATTCCCCAAAGGATAGTTCAGTTAATCGAGCGCGATCGCTATTCACCAATTTTATTTACTAGATTTATTAATCAATCCGATGCCCCTTATAGTCGTTTCTTAGGTTGGGAAGGTTGTAATTGTGAACCAGAAACAAACCTTGCCCCAGAATTAGAATCATTTGCAGAACAAGATTTGATATTTTCTAAGTTAGGTCTTTGTGGTTTACCTAATGAGTTAGCTGATTATTTGCATCAGCATAATATTAAAAACGTGCTAATAGTTGGTATTGATACTGATATGTGTGTATTAAAAATTGCGATGGATATTTTTGATCTTGGTATTGAACCCATCGTATTAACAGATTGCTGTGCTAGTACAGCAGGGTTACAAGCACATTTAGCAGGTTTAGCTGTGTTAAGCCGCAATATTGGCGCTACTAGATTGCGTGATGCTGGATTAGGCGGAGGGATGTTAGCTGCACCTTAA